Sequence from the Ziziphus jujuba cultivar Dongzao chromosome 9, ASM3175591v1 genome:
ATCGAAGGTTGAACCCAAATTGCAGAAAGACACGAATCAGAGAATGTTCTTCAAGATTAGAacacaagctctgataccactattGTAAAATTTTGGAACTAATTTCAGAATGAAAAATACTAATAAGAACACACAAAATTTACCAAGGTTCGGCCAAAAATGACCTAAGTCCTCATTGCTTAGGTGTTGAGCTTTCTACACTATGAAATGTAATGTTTACAAGCTTACTCACACACCATCAATGGTGGATTCACACAAGAAAACCCAAACCAAGAACTCAAGATCCCAATACACCCATTCACTCTTCGATCTCCCAAGAGATCTCTTTCAAACCCACGTTGAGAATACGAAGAAACAAGAAAGAATGTCTTCCAAAACTCAAAGGGACTCACTTCACACAAAGCTTTCTTTCGGGTCTGCAACTTTTTCCACTCTCTGTTTTTCTATTctatatctaatatataaagaagaagaccaaaaaatacatatatgtatttccAGAAACAAGAAACGGTGTGTTCAACTAATTTCCAACAGCTCTTACGTGGCAAGCAAATTGttgtaactaaaaaaaaaaacatgagatgACTTTTCTATCCTTCATTAACTGATGTGGCAGCAAAGTGTTGTCGTTTTGGAACCTGGAaatttcctcttctttcttctctgaCCAGCAGCTTGTAAACACATAAATAAATGGCTTGATTTGAGGATTATTATCTTACAAGAAAAAACTAGAACTAACTAATAAATCTTTTATTAACTTAATGCTTTTATGGAATTTGTTTATCCAACAAATAAGGAATTGTAGAATCAACCAATTTGGCTATTGTTCAAGTAGCGTCGACTATTTTGTGTTAGGCTAgtgtaataaatatatatatatatatatatttgaaggcATAAAAACTTTATTGCAGAAATAACTAGTGCTCCTAATTTGTGTGAAGGCAGAATATTGTTAATAGGTTTGACAACATTTCATATATTGTACCTTTTTTACACTAAATCCGAGAATAATATAATGCATCTCCCTTTTATTTACCTACAATTATAAGTTCTCAGAACAAAGATAAGGGCAAGTCAATGGCTTTTAGTCCTGTCCTCTGGTACATTATTCAGCACCTTTTAGATGCTTTATATTTGTTAGAATAATTTTACTTCCGTTCACAATTTGTATCTTTTAATAGGCCAAAATGCTGGActtgtaaaatttatattttgtcaaGCTAAGGCTTCTATAAATAGTACGCCTCTGCTTTGGGTTAGTAATTATATGCATTTTTCTCGTTGCCAATACGAGATGGTATCCGTTGATCAAGTTTACAAATCATTTATTCACTACAGATAAATGGAAACGCAAAGATAAAAGCAAGTTCATATGTAATTAAGATTAgaacatttatataaattgaagaTCGTTCATAgagaaaacataataaaaactcTGCTTTCATATAAGCTTTTTTGCTCATGTACTTCTCTAATCACATGGTATCCAATGAAATAACTTactttcataattaattaaacatgaaTCCTAAGAAATTTTTCTCTATGCAGACTACACATAATCTTAATTTATCCCGTTAGGTTTCTACAATAGATAAattcatattaatattttaaagttgaaagaattaAAACAAAGTTACCTTCACAAATttaaaacagataaaaaatgaaaaaataataaaatctttataGCAATTATCCTGTTTGGTTTGAAGTAAATGCCttacatttataaaattatagttTCTTTACTTCATACAAAAACTTAATATTTTCCAAACATCAGAATTTGATTCAAACACATTTTTAAAGTACATAGAAGCAAAAAGAGAACATAtacacaaaagagaaaaaaataaaaaaaagaaaaaaaaaaggagcctAAATTAATAGAGTCAACAGCTCGTAAAAAACTTCGTACTCCCAGAATACCAGAAATTTACTCCAAGTGCTCTATTTCTTCATTATTGGACCAAGGGACACCTTCCATTTGAAACGTACGTAGACCAGCAAAGGATGTACAATCCACTGTGAACAATACATTACTTtcttataatttgatatttggcaAAAGATGCGTTAATATAAGTTTTGCATATACATTAATAAGAACAAATTgactattattaatttattcccTTGCTAtaactaattataatattatgttaataGATGCTTTTGAAATAGAAGAcggtaaatatatttatttatttatttattttgtaatgagGAAATAATTATGTtagtttgatatataaatattttaaggtaGTGAAGGTGTGTTAAGGTGAGGAAAACACTAGACAGGTACATATTTTCATGCATCATAAAGATattaaaggtaataaaatagCTCCcactaattatatttatatttttgaacattGCAATTATTCcctgcatatttttatttatttcatttaatctCAACGTCAAGACAAAAAATGTAACAAAAGACTGAAATTATCAAGAGTATAGGTACCTAAGCAAATGAATAATATTCTaaagatatatattaatgttaGAAGCAATACCTTATAGAAGATGAGACATTTCATTAACTGTTATAACAACTTGTTATCTTTGCACGGAACCATCTCAGCTTTAGGACTGAAGCCACATAGATCTGGTCTTTGATGTAGTCAAGAAACCTAAAATAAGTATGTCTCCATGTCctattgaaaataagggaaccACAAACTCCCCAAAAACCTAGAATGAATCCAACAGCCATGCTAATATAAAACCATGACATTTCATGGCCGTCttcttttctattcttttcAACAACAGTGACTTCACCATTTGCGCTGCAGTTCAGAGTGAGTGGAGGACCACATAGATTGCTGTTGGCAAAGCTTGATGAATTGAAGCTTTGGAGTTGAGTGCCTGTTGGGATCTTTCCACTGAGGTTCTTGTAGGACAAATTCAAATAGCTCAAGAAACTCAAACTCGACATAATTTGAGGGATTTCACCAGAAAGATTGTTCATAGAAAAATCAATGGACTCCAGTTCTCGCATATCACCTATTCTCGTAGGAATCTCTCCATTTAAAAGGttgtttgacaaatttaatGAGAGCAGATTTGAGAGATTTGTGATTTTTGGAGGAATGTGTCCTGACATAGAGTTACTAGACAAGTCTATGTTATTTACAAGTGCAAGTGTCTTATTGTAATTAATTGGCTCGCCTTTCATTAGGAGTAATGCAGCCTCTACGTAAGCATACTAACGATCCCGTGCTGTCATATTGTACAAAAAGTCAGTAACTTCAACCTTTTTTATTGCCATAATAGAGAAATTGTTAAAACATTTTGGTATTGGGCCGGACAGATTGTTGTTTGAAAGGTCCAAGATTTGAAGGGAATTGAGAGCACATAGTTCCTCAGGTATGACCATGGAAATCATTGAAGCCAGCAATAAGAAACCTCAACTTTGAAGGACTTGTTCCAAGCCAAGTAGGAATGTTTCTCTCAAATTTATTTCGACTAAAATCCAGAGTAACTAAATTAATACAATTCtgtaaagaagaaagagataatATTCCATATAGGTTGTTACTACGGAGATACAAtgattgaagaaaaataaacaaactgaAGGATGAAGGAATACCACCACCAAAGCTATTGTCATTTAAATATAAGGCCTGTATATTGTTCCATTTACTCCAGCAGTTGGGTAAATTTCCTGACAATTGATTTTTGGCGAGATAGAGAACTACCATATTCATTGGCTCACTTGGTGAGCAACATAGGAATTGAGAAATGGATCCTGAAAGTAGATTATCAGAAAGATCTAGTTTATTCACCTTGGAAGATACCAAAGGCAAAGGCCCCTCGAGGTGGTTTTGGCTCAGGTTGATTTCTGAGTAGTCCTGCATCCCTATATTCATCAGATTGGGAATCCTTCCATgcatttgattttgagaaagaTCTAAGCATTGCAATTCTGAAGAGAAGTGGAAAATCCAATCGGGAGGAACATCTGCAAGACTTGTGTTGGATAAAACCAAAGAAGAAAGGCTCTTTTGTGATCGTACCCACATTGGATATCGTGGGCCCAAATGGCAAGAGCCCATATGTAATGCTTCAAGTTGAAAAGGAGGAACCCAATCCTGACCTACTTTCAAAGTTAATTGGTCATCCCATGCAGAAAAATATCTAAGACTCGTTGTATTGGCAAAGTGAGCCTCTAAAACGATTCCTTCCATATGATTAATGTGAATGTCTAAATCTTCCAAATTAACAACTTGTCCAAAGATTCAGGGAGAGTTTCACTAATATGATTATAACCAAGGGACACAACTCTCAAAGAGGAAAGATTTCCCAATGATGCTAGAATTGGACCAGAAATTGAATTAAAAGATAGATCAAGATCGATCAGAGTTTTGAACTGCCCAATTTTATTGGTTAAATGACCATATATTTGACCACTCGCAAGTCTCAAAACCTGGAAGCTATCAAAAAGACATCCGGAGCAACTATCTAGGATTTGGGATATGGATCGATTCCATGTGTTGTCTGACAgatcaatttcttttaatttgcaAAGTTGAGCCATTCGATGATGTTGGCAAATCTCCTTGTAGCTCATTCTCTGACAGATCAAGTGTAATGATAGatgtcatattttttatttcacttgATATTGTACCTGTCAATTGATTACTAGCAAGGTTGAGAACCTCCAAATGACTTAAACTATATAACCAGCTGGGTATTGAGGTATTAGAAGAGTTATAAGAAAGATCAAGGTGCACAAGGGAAGTTAAGTTTTGAATATCTTCAGGGATGGGACCTCCATTTCCAGATGTaatattaattagataaaaagaAGTCAAACTTCTCAAATTGGAAACCCATATTGGAATATTATTCCCTAAATAGTTTCTCGAAATATCAAAAAGGGCTAAAGATGAAAAATTGACATGATATATTGGACgaaatttgaaattcaaattgcAAGAGCTTAAGCGCAGGACTTCTAAAGAAGGGAGTGAATTTGTTACCTCCAACCAATCGGATGCTTCTTCAAGGTCAATGGAACTCATGTCTAGGTACCGCAACGAAGAAAGTTGAGAAAGCCATTGAAGATTCTTAGCATATGTATAATGCACAATACTATAATTGATAATTATGTATAGATGGCCAAGATCAAGAGTGTGTAAATTTGTGAGATTACCAAGTTGATGAGGAATCATTCCAGTGAATCTAGTTCTAGAGAGATTAAGATATCTTAAACTCTGTAAAGATCTAAGAAACTCTGGAATTCGGCTCCTCCAATATGACTGATGCTTAGATCCAAGTGTCGTAGATGCTTCAAATCCACCAAAGAAGGGTTTATCTCACCACTTAACAGCTTCTCAACAAATTGTTCTCCAGGATCACCAAGAAGGAGCTTGTGAACATGAGAAGTGATTTTGGAGTAGACAACACAGACCAATTACAACAGTCGTCACCAACCCAGGAGGCCAAGCGGGGGGCAGGATCATGGAGATCATGCTTGAAGTTGAGAAGCGCTTGTCTCTCGCTTGGGATGCAGCTGAAATTAGAAGAGGTGGCATTGCAGAATATAGAATTATTATGGAGGATGAAAAatccaaagaaaataataaaagcagGAGCAGCAGCAACTGGAGGAGGTATTGTAAAATCCATGGCTTGCAAGAACTAACAAAAAAGCAGgggaatggaaatggaaatgatAATGGAATGGATGATCGGATTGTGGGttgtttttgataataaatatatctgaaggatcaatattgacttagaagattctagaattaactagtatatttgatatacttggtTGGAAGTTGAGCATtagaatttgtgaaaaaaatatctaaaattgggGATGAGAGCAAGGACATAGTGGAGAAGTCTAGAAGCTTTGAGAACGCCAAAGCAACCGACTTTGTCAAGTATAAAAGGAAGCTTTGGCTTCCTTGCTTGGTGAGCTACACAAGTGAGCTCCAAGGAGGCTCTCGGTTGGTGTGAATGAAAGAGCTACTCAATTGAGTAGAGTAAGCTCTTAGAAAGAGAGAGCTTTCATGTGTCAATAAATGTTAAGAGTTGTGTTTATGTGTTGAGTCTTAATTATGTGTGTGGGTCCTGCTGCATATATATGAGTATTCTATAGtgtgtttatgtatttgtttttttaaaattattaatataagagaattgatttattttctcccccaacaatttggtatcagagcgggGTAAGATTCAATAGGATAATAGTTTAATGGGTTTGGTAAGTTTTGGTGTCTTGCTTGGCATAAAAGAGTGGTATGTAAGAGTTTGTTAGGGATCAAGGCATGAGCATTGGTGACCACAATATTGGAGGAAACGGTCAAAGACCGTATGGTGAACGGTTAGAGACCACAAGTGCCAGAGGATGGTCAAGGACCATAAAGTTGTGAGGCAATCAGGGATCGCGGTGATGCATGGAGGCAGTCTAGGACTGCAGTGGCAAGAGGTGGTCAAGAATCGTTGTTGGTGGAGCTTCGTATGATCGTGCACAATCTGGGATTGTGGAGCTTGCTGTTTGGGACCAAGCTTGTTTGGTGCGTGAGCGGACCACCAAACCACGATGAATGACCTTCAAAAGATAGAAGGTATGTGGAAGCTCAATAGCATAGATTACAATATATGTGGTCATTGCAGGGATAGAATTTCTGGGAGATTGTTGGAGGCGACAAGATTATGTCGCTGCTTTGAT
This genomic interval carries:
- the LOC107434046 gene encoding receptor-like protein EIX1, whose amino-acid sequence is MEGIVLEAHFANTTSLRYFSAWDDQLTLKVGQDWVPPFQLEALHMGSCHLGPRYPMWVRSQKSLSSLVLSNTSLADVPPDWIFHFSSELQCLDLSQNQMHGRIPNLMNIGMQDYSEINLSQNHLEGPLPLVSSKVNKLDLSDNLLSGSISQFLCCSPSEPMNMVVLYLAKNQLSGNLPNCWSKWNNIQALYLNDNSFGGGIPSSFSLFIFLQSLYLRSNNLYGILSLSSLQNCINLVTLDFSRNKFERNIPTWLGTSPSKLRFLIAGFNDFHGHT